In one window of Candidatus Methylomirabilis sp. DNA:
- a CDS encoding fatty acyl-AMP ligase yields MRTGPTPTENTVPLRISGFSTLAEALDYAARGETGCNFYGDQGELHAVLPYADLREQAQSLACRLLSLGLERGARVAIVADTDPDFQRFFFACQYAGFVPVPLSASLLISGHKRYVAQLRALLAHCQPSVAVAGPEFFPFLSEAAEGLELDHIGTVETFTCLPEAPQALEPLGPTEMAYIQYTSGSTLFPRGVMITQSAVLANLEGILAHGLKICPGDRAVSWLPFYHDMGLVGFVLAPMVGQVSVDYLKTRSFAMRPRLWLSLMTQTRATISFSPTFGYEMCARRLRRDDAGKFDLSAWRAAGVGAETIRSDVLEEFAAAFALSGFKPSAFLACYGMAEASLAISFASLGEGITIDHIEQTPLSERRVAIPLNGRGCGSEMDGTNVSRFVNCGSALPGIQVEVRDEQGQILPDRHAGAIFARGANIMSGYFGDRGKTRKVLSSDGWLDTGDIGYLVAGSIVIIGRKKDVIIIHGRNIWPQDLEHLAEELPEIRIGDACAFSIEAPNRTELAVMVVQYRELNAAKRAECIHRLQGLIREQFAIDCFVELVPPRTLPRTSSGKLSRSKTREEFLNRNNVAQFFHSRNGFAETRPQQPHQQADSCATLSR; encoded by the coding sequence ATGAGAACAGGACCAACGCCGACCGAGAATACCGTGCCGCTTCGAATCAGTGGCTTTTCCACGTTGGCCGAGGCTCTGGATTATGCAGCTAGGGGAGAAACTGGATGCAATTTCTATGGAGACCAGGGTGAACTGCACGCAGTCCTGCCTTATGCTGATCTTCGAGAACAGGCACAATCGCTGGCGTGTCGCCTTTTGAGCCTGGGACTTGAGCGAGGTGCTCGAGTGGCGATCGTTGCGGACACGGACCCGGATTTCCAACGCTTCTTTTTCGCCTGTCAGTATGCCGGCTTCGTGCCTGTCCCGCTGTCGGCTTCGCTCCTGATAAGCGGCCACAAAAGGTACGTTGCCCAACTCAGGGCGCTCTTGGCGCATTGCCAGCCGTCCGTCGCGGTGGCTGGGCCTGAATTTTTTCCGTTCCTGAGCGAGGCTGCCGAGGGTCTCGAGTTGGACCATATCGGGACCGTAGAAACCTTCACATGCCTTCCGGAAGCCCCGCAAGCGTTGGAACCTTTGGGCCCCACGGAGATGGCCTATATCCAATACACCTCGGGAAGCACTCTGTTTCCCCGCGGGGTGATGATCACTCAAAGCGCGGTACTCGCCAATCTGGAAGGTATTCTCGCGCACGGTCTCAAGATTTGTCCCGGAGATCGCGCGGTATCCTGGTTGCCTTTTTATCATGACATGGGGCTTGTCGGATTCGTGCTTGCGCCGATGGTGGGCCAAGTTTCAGTAGATTACCTGAAAACGCGGTCCTTTGCCATGCGACCCCGATTGTGGTTGTCCCTGATGACGCAGACAAGGGCTACCATCTCCTTCAGTCCGACGTTCGGGTACGAGATGTGTGCGAGACGTTTGAGAAGGGATGATGCCGGCAAGTTCGATCTCAGCGCGTGGCGAGCTGCGGGAGTAGGCGCCGAAACGATTCGGTCTGATGTCCTGGAGGAGTTTGCGGCAGCCTTCGCGTTGAGCGGGTTTAAGCCAAGCGCATTTTTGGCCTGCTATGGTATGGCAGAGGCGTCCCTCGCCATCAGTTTTGCATCCCTCGGTGAAGGGATTACTATTGATCATATTGAGCAGACGCCTTTATCCGAACGTAGAGTGGCGATACCGCTCAATGGGCGTGGGTGTGGGTCGGAAATGGACGGGACGAATGTGAGTCGATTTGTCAATTGCGGTTCGGCGCTTCCCGGGATCCAGGTCGAGGTGCGAGACGAGCAGGGTCAGATTCTTCCGGACCGCCACGCCGGCGCGATCTTTGCGCGAGGCGCCAACATCATGTCCGGCTACTTCGGAGATCGTGGAAAAACTCGGAAGGTCTTATCCTCGGATGGGTGGCTGGATACCGGAGACATTGGCTATCTCGTGGCAGGCAGCATTGTCATCATTGGTCGGAAGAAAGATGTTATTATCATTCACGGTCGAAACATCTGGCCTCAGGACTTAGAGCATCTCGCCGAGGAATTACCGGAAATCAGAATAGGCGACGCGTGCGCGTTCTCGATTGAGGCTCCCAACCGGACTGAGTTAGCCGTGATGGTCGTCCAGTACCGGGAGCTGAATGCCGCCAAGCGAGCCGAATGCATCCATCGGTTGCAGGGGTTGATCCGCGAGCAGTTCGCCATCGACTGCTTTGTTGAACTCGTTCCTCCACGTACGCTGCCGCGCACGTCGTCCGGGAAACTGTCCCGATCGAAGACCCGGGAAGAATTCCTGAACCGCAATAACGTAGCCCAGTTCTTCCACAGCCGAAACGGATTCGCCGAAACCCGCCCACAGCAACCCCACCAGCAAGCGGATTCATGCGCGACGTTGTCGCGTTAA
- a CDS encoding GNAT family N-acetyltransferase — translation MRAALEPVRIEPINGSRDLRRFIRVPWSVYVDDPAWVPHLFLERQEQFSRRHPYFAHAHCCFWLAYRGMKPVGRISAQIDALHEARHQDATGFFGLLEAEDEAETFHALLSTAETWLRDQGMVRIRGPFNLSINQECGLLVEGFDTPPMIMMGHARPYYADRLAAEGYQGVKDLLAYHIVTHFTPPALMRTVLNRVAGVARIRPLRRSCLSEELNILREIYEDAWSANWGFIPFTEEEFRHLGYSLRLLVEDEYVQIAEVDGEPAAMIVAFPNVNEAIADLDGRLFPLGWLKLLWRLKVKQPKTARVALMGVRKRFQASALGSALAFMLIDAVRGHGIRRGVQAVELSWVLEDNRPMRNMLSMIGGVPYKRYRIYEKALR, via the coding sequence ATGCGAGCAGCGCTCGAACCTGTACGCATCGAACCGATAAACGGATCGCGGGACCTTCGACGGTTCATTCGCGTCCCCTGGTCGGTCTACGTCGATGATCCCGCATGGGTCCCTCACCTGTTTCTCGAGCGACAGGAACAGTTTTCTCGGCGTCACCCGTACTTCGCCCACGCGCACTGCTGCTTCTGGCTCGCCTACCGTGGGATGAAGCCTGTCGGCCGGATCAGCGCTCAGATTGATGCGTTACACGAGGCGCGGCATCAAGATGCCACCGGATTTTTCGGCCTGCTCGAAGCCGAGGACGAGGCAGAAACGTTTCACGCGCTGTTGAGTACGGCGGAGACCTGGCTGCGTGACCAAGGGATGGTGCGCATCCGCGGCCCATTCAACCTGTCGATCAACCAGGAGTGTGGGTTGCTCGTGGAGGGGTTCGATACACCTCCGATGATCATGATGGGCCATGCCCGTCCGTACTATGCAGATCGGCTCGCGGCCGAGGGATATCAGGGCGTGAAGGACCTGTTGGCCTATCATATTGTCACCCATTTCACACCTCCAGCACTCATGCGGACCGTTTTGAACCGAGTTGCAGGCGTCGCACGAATCCGGCCGTTGCGCCGGTCATGCCTGAGCGAAGAGCTCAATATTCTTCGAGAGATTTACGAAGATGCGTGGTCGGCCAACTGGGGCTTCATTCCCTTCACAGAGGAGGAGTTTCGCCACCTCGGATACAGCCTGCGACTGCTGGTTGAGGACGAGTACGTACAGATTGCGGAAGTGGATGGGGAGCCGGCCGCGATGATCGTCGCCTTTCCGAATGTCAATGAGGCAATAGCCGATCTTGACGGACGTCTATTCCCGCTCGGCTGGCTCAAGCTCTTGTGGCGGCTTAAGGTCAAGCAGCCGAAAACGGCCCGCGTCGCCCTGATGGGTGTGCGCAAGCGTTTTCAGGCGAGCGCGCTGGGAAGTGCGCTCGCTTTCATGCTCATCGATGCCGTGCGCGGCCATGGCATCAGGCGTGGAGTCCAGGCGGTTGAGCTTTCCTGGGTGCTGGAGGATAACAGACCGATGCGAAATATGCTGAGCATGATCGGGGGGGTTCCCTACAAACGCTACCGAATCTATGAAAAGGCACTGAGATAA
- a CDS encoding phosphocholine cytidylyltransferase family protein has translation MKQQRIEKAIILSAGSGRRLLSLTAELPKCLLPVDADHPVLELQLRMLAQCGIQHVTVMVGFGAKKVERFLATHPIENLEVHTRYNPFFRTTNTLVTCWLAIPEMTKDFMLLNGDTLFEVEVLRRVLTSDKGPVTLAIDQKAEYDKDDMKIVLDSDGQLKAVGKVLATSKIDGESIGLMVFRNKGVEAFRAALDTAIRDPANLRKWYHDVISTMAGSLLVGTEFIEGLWWTEIDTPKDFAKARSYFVREQAVPERTTVFSSVGDS, from the coding sequence ATGAAACAGCAACGAATCGAAAAAGCCATTATTCTTAGCGCCGGCAGCGGACGGCGCTTGCTGTCTCTCACCGCAGAGTTACCCAAGTGCCTTCTCCCTGTAGATGCCGACCATCCGGTGCTCGAACTGCAACTGCGTATGCTGGCGCAGTGCGGTATTCAGCATGTTACCGTTATGGTGGGTTTTGGCGCCAAAAAGGTTGAGCGCTTCCTTGCCACCCATCCCATAGAGAATCTTGAGGTTCACACCCGTTACAACCCTTTCTTTAGGACTACCAACACTCTGGTCACATGCTGGCTGGCGATTCCAGAAATGACAAAGGACTTTATGCTGCTTAACGGCGATACTCTTTTTGAGGTGGAAGTCCTACGTCGCGTGCTCACCTCCGACAAGGGGCCTGTGACTTTGGCCATCGACCAAAAGGCAGAGTACGATAAGGACGATATGAAGATAGTGTTGGACAGCGACGGACAACTTAAAGCGGTGGGGAAGGTGCTGGCGACGTCTAAGATCGATGGCGAGTCGATTGGCCTTATGGTGTTTAGAAACAAAGGGGTGGAGGCCTTTCGGGCCGCATTGGATACGGCTATACGGGATCCTGCGAACCTACGTAAGTGGTATCACGACGTCATCAGCACTATGGCTGGTTCGTTGTTGGTAGGGACCGAGTTCATTGAGGGACTCTGGTGGACGGAAATTGACACACCAAAAGACTTTGCGAAGGCACGCTCATATTTCGTCCGCGAGCAGGCGGTACCTGAACGAACAACGGTGTTCTCATCGGTAGGAGATTCTTAG
- a CDS encoding glycosyltransferase has protein sequence MNKDSRHLAVFVYGLSGSGSERRTLTLAHAFATRGHKVDLVVACSQGTLYQELSPLVRLVALDHRWRHLPWAAMNKSRWALASVAALASYLRHEQPDVVLSAANHVNDAALWARYLARARTRLVVRVSNSLRPPATYAHGKTTLFRPQLAGRFYPWADAIIAVSDGVADDVARVTNLPRESITTIYNPVVTPELQEKMRAPLDHPWFAPGSPPVLLAVGRLATQKDFPTLLKAFARVREVRKARLIILGEGQERPTLEALARDLGVASDVALPGFMPNPFPYMMRASVFVLSSAWEGLPGVLIEAMACGCPVVSTDCPSGPAEILDGGAYGPLVPVGDDAALTEAILSVLERPPDPERLRAQAAMFSVDRATDQYLQVLLDLGGRPKR, from the coding sequence ATGAATAAAGATAGCAGGCACCTGGCCGTATTCGTCTACGGCCTCTCTGGAAGCGGATCAGAGCGGCGTACGCTGACCCTTGCCCACGCCTTTGCTACTCGAGGCCACAAGGTTGATCTTGTGGTGGCCTGTTCACAAGGTACTCTTTACCAGGAACTCTCTCCCTTGGTGCGCCTGGTGGCCCTCGATCACCGCTGGAGGCACTTGCCATGGGCAGCAATGAATAAGTCCCGATGGGCATTAGCGAGCGTCGCAGCTTTGGCAAGCTACCTACGACACGAACAGCCGGATGTTGTGCTGTCAGCAGCGAACCATGTCAATGATGCTGCCTTGTGGGCGCGGTATCTTGCCCGCGCCCGAACAAGGTTAGTGGTGAGGGTCAGCAACTCTCTGCGCCCACCCGCCACATACGCACACGGGAAAACAACACTCTTCCGACCGCAACTGGCAGGCCGCTTCTATCCCTGGGCCGACGCCATTATCGCTGTATCGGATGGCGTTGCGGATGACGTTGCTCGTGTTACAAATCTGCCGCGTGAGTCCATCACCACGATCTATAATCCTGTGGTGACGCCTGAGCTGCAAGAGAAGATGCGCGCCCCATTGGACCATCCCTGGTTTGCGCCAGGCAGCCCGCCAGTATTGTTGGCAGTGGGGAGGCTTGCAACTCAAAAAGATTTCCCGACTCTGCTGAAGGCCTTTGCCCGAGTCCGGGAGGTGCGGAAGGCACGGCTCATTATTCTGGGGGAGGGGCAAGAACGCCCAACATTAGAGGCATTAGCACGGGATCTTGGCGTAGCCTCCGATGTGGCCCTGCCGGGGTTTATGCCGAATCCCTTTCCCTACATGATGCGGGCCTCGGTCTTCGTATTATCTTCGGCCTGGGAAGGGCTCCCCGGCGTGCTGATTGAAGCCATGGCCTGTGGCTGTCCGGTGGTGAGTACGGACTGCCCGAGCGGCCCGGCGGAGATCCTGGACGGCGGCGCCTACGGCCCGCTGGTACCGGTGGGGGACGACGCGGCGCTGACTGAGGCCATTCTCTCGGTGCTGGAGAGGCCGCCAGACCCGGAGAGGCTACGCGCACAGGCTGCCATGTTTTCTGTGGACCGTGCTACTGACCAATATCTGCAAGTGTTGCTTGATCTGGGTGGCCGGCCCAAGCGCTAA
- a CDS encoding glycosyltransferase: MAEDHRHLALFILSLSGGGAQQRMMTLAHAFAARGHKVDLVVVRSQDPPRQEISPLVRLVALDPWWTYLPWVKKGPWTLASIPALARYLRRERPAVLLSCCHLVNVIAPWARALTRVRTKLVIRIGTHLSRPAVNIQKRFELWQARHFYPWADAIISISNGVADDVARVTGLPRERIAMIYNPVVTPELQEKMRAPLDHPWFAPGSPPVLLAVGRLVAQKDFPTLLKAFARVRAIRPARLVILGEGKKRTKLERLARQLGVAADVALPGFVLNPFPYMVRASVFVLSSAWEGFGNVVAEAMACGCPVVSTDCPSGPAEILDGGAYGPLVPVGDDAALAEAILSVLKRPPDPNRLRTRAALFSVDHTADRYLELLLGPCRGEQPKNTISHE, from the coding sequence ATGGCCGAAGATCACCGGCACCTGGCGCTGTTTATTCTCAGCCTGTCTGGAGGAGGGGCACAGCAGCGGATGATGACCCTGGCTCACGCCTTCGCGGCTCGGGGTCACAAGGTGGATCTTGTGGTGGTGCGCTCACAAGATCCACCTCGCCAGGAAATATCGCCTTTGGTGCGCCTGGTGGCCCTCGATCCGTGGTGGACGTACTTGCCATGGGTTAAGAAAGGCCCCTGGACCTTGGCGAGCATACCAGCTTTGGCGCGCTATCTACGACGCGAGCGGCCGGCGGTCTTGCTGTCATGTTGCCATCTCGTCAATGTCATCGCCCCGTGGGCGCGCGCTCTCACCCGCGTCCGAACAAAGTTGGTCATAAGGATCGGCACCCATCTGTCCCGACCCGCTGTGAACATACAAAAACGGTTTGAACTCTGGCAAGCACGACACTTCTATCCTTGGGCTGACGCCATTATCTCCATTTCGAATGGTGTGGCAGATGACGTTGCTCGCGTCACAGGGTTGCCACGTGAGCGCATCGCAATGATCTATAATCCTGTGGTGACGCCTGAGCTGCAAGAGAAGATGCGCGCTCCATTGGACCACCCCTGGTTTGCGCCAGGCAGCCCGCCGGTGTTGTTGGCAGTGGGGAGGCTTGTAGCTCAAAAAGATTTTCCGACCCTGCTCAAGGCCTTTGCCCGGGTGCGGGCGATACGTCCGGCGCGGCTCGTCATCCTCGGGGAGGGAAAGAAGCGGACGAAGTTGGAGAGGCTGGCGCGACAACTAGGCGTGGCCGCTGATGTGGCCCTGCCGGGTTTTGTGCTCAATCCCTTCCCCTACATGGTACGAGCCTCGGTTTTTGTGCTGTCCTCCGCTTGGGAAGGGTTCGGCAACGTTGTGGCCGAAGCCATGGCCTGCGGCTGTCCGGTGGTGAGTACGGACTGCCCGAGCGGTCCAGCCGAGATCCTGGACGGCGGTGCCTACGGCCCACTAGTGCCAGTGGGGGACGATGCAGCGCTGGCTGAGGCTATCCTTTCTGTGCTGAAGAGGCCGCCGGATCCGAACCGATTGCGCACGAGGGCAGCCCTGTTCTCCGTGGATCATACCGCCGACCGCTATCTGGAGCTGTTGCTGGGGCCATGCAGAGGAGAGCAACCGAAGAACACTATCTCGCATGAATAA
- a CDS encoding glycosyltransferase: MGTSPRVTVLIPVYNRERYVATAIESILAQSFIDFELLLIDDASTDGSVEILRTYTTDSRVRLVCNEQNLGIPRTRNRGIDLARGEYIAMLDSDDWAYPRRLEKQVAFLDRHKDFAVVGAWATEMDENGRSLSRDKRRFVSPGELQSRLLFRCSLCNSSIMARTAVLREYRYREQYAVCEDFDLFVRVAKNSKLGNLPETLVHRRTHAGNLGREKAQLMKAKNQEIASAQLTELGVTFTVTDLERHFVLPRMTKLQFAPDREYLEWADAWLQKLQKVNRRVLRYPTEAFARLVGQLWVTACWRASGGMGWAAWKHFWRSPLSRGALASLKQNLFFFVFRRPLWET, translated from the coding sequence ATGGGCACCTCACCTCGAGTCACCGTCCTGATCCCGGTCTATAACCGCGAGAGGTATGTCGCCACAGCAATCGAGAGCATCCTTGCCCAGAGCTTCATCGACTTCGAACTCCTCCTCATCGACGACGCCTCCACTGACGGCAGCGTGGAGATCCTGCGGACGTATACGACGGACTCCCGTGTGCGGCTGGTGTGCAATGAGCAGAACCTCGGTATACCGAGGACGCGCAACAGGGGCATTGATCTGGCCCGTGGGGAGTACATCGCCATGCTGGACAGTGATGACTGGGCCTATCCGCGCCGGCTGGAGAAACAGGTAGCCTTTCTTGACCGCCACAAAGACTTTGCGGTGGTGGGGGCCTGGGCGACGGAGATGGATGAGAACGGCCGATCCTTGAGCAGGGATAAGAGACGATTTGTCTCGCCAGGAGAGTTGCAATCGCGGCTGTTGTTTCGATGTAGTCTTTGCAACTCTTCGATCATGGCCAGGACCGCCGTCTTGCGGGAGTATCGGTACCGCGAACAGTACGCGGTTTGCGAAGACTTTGACCTGTTTGTGCGTGTTGCCAAGAACTCTAAACTCGGCAACCTGCCAGAGACCCTCGTGCATCGCAGGACACACGCGGGTAACCTTGGGCGTGAGAAGGCACAGTTGATGAAGGCTAAGAACCAGGAGATCGCGAGCGCACAGCTTACTGAGCTTGGGGTCACGTTTACCGTGACCGACTTAGAGCGTCACTTTGTTCTCCCCCGCATGACTAAGTTGCAGTTCGCGCCGGACCGAGAGTATCTGGAATGGGCCGACGCTTGGTTGCAAAAGCTGCAGAAGGTCAACCGCCGCGTCCTGCGCTATCCCACAGAGGCGTTTGCCAGGCTGGTGGGCCAGCTATGGGTTACCGCGTGCTGGCGTGCTTCGGGCGGCATGGGGTGGGCAGCGTGGAAACACTTCTGGCGCTCGCCGTTGAGCAGAGGAGCCCTGGCAAGCTTAAAGCAGAATCTGTTCTTTTTTGTTTTCAGACGCCCTCTGTGGGAGACCTAG
- a CDS encoding glycosyltransferase family A protein — MGTSPRVTVLIPVYNRERYVATAIESILAQSFIDFELLLIDDASTDGSVEILRTYTTDSRVRLVCNEQNLGIPRTRNRGIDLARGEYIAMLDSDDWAYPRRLEKQVAFLDRHKDFAVVGAWATEMDENGRSLSRVKILPVLPGELQSRLLFSYCHHHSSIMARTAVLREYRYREQYAVCEDVDLFVRLARKYKLGNLPNILLCRRVHASGITREKAQVVKEKHLEIVSAQLAELGVEFTPADLERHFLLLRMDRVQSTPDRTYLEWANAWLLKLQAANQHALRYPERPLAQMVGEIWFVVCWHTMTGMGWSAWKYFWQSPLSKEGWSRMRMYLLLLAFRHLPRDI; from the coding sequence ATGGGCACCTCACCTCGAGTCACCGTCCTGATCCCGGTCTATAACCGCGAGAGGTATGTCGCCACAGCAATCGAGAGCATCCTTGCCCAGAGCTTCATCGACTTCGAACTCCTCCTCATCGACGACGCCTCCACTGACGGCAGCGTGGAGATCCTGCGGACGTATACGACGGACTCCCGTGTGCGGCTGGTGTGCAATGAGCAGAACCTCGGTATACCGAGGACGCGCAACAGGGGCATTGATCTGGCCCGTGGGGAGTACATCGCCATGCTGGACAGTGATGACTGGGCCTATCCGCGCCGGCTGGAGAAACAGGTAGCCTTTCTTGACCGCCACAAAGACTTTGCGGTGGTGGGGGCCTGGGCGACGGAGATGGATGAGAACGGCCGATCCTTGAGCAGGGTCAAAATATTGCCTGTCTTACCAGGAGAGTTGCAGTCACGGCTGCTGTTTAGCTACTGTCATCACCATTCTTCGATCATGGCCAGGACCGCCGTCTTACGGGAGTATCGGTACCGCGAACAGTACGCAGTTTGCGAAGACGTTGACCTGTTTGTTCGCCTTGCCAGAAAATATAAGCTCGGCAATCTGCCCAACATCCTGCTGTGTCGCAGGGTGCATGCCAGCGGCATTACACGTGAAAAGGCGCAGGTGGTGAAGGAGAAACACCTGGAAATTGTGAGTGCTCAGCTTGCCGAGCTGGGTGTTGAGTTCACCCCTGCCGACCTGGAACGACACTTTCTCCTGCTGCGCATGGACAGAGTACAGTCGACCCCTGACCGTACGTATCTCGAGTGGGCCAACGCCTGGTTGCTCAAGCTGCAAGCGGCCAATCAACATGCCTTGCGTTATCCCGAACGTCCGTTGGCACAGATGGTGGGCGAGATATGGTTTGTGGTGTGCTGGCATACCATGACCGGTATGGGTTGGAGTGCCTGGAAATACTTCTGGCAGTCGCCGTTGAGCAAAGAGGGGTGGTCGAGGATGAGGATGTATCTTCTCTTGCTGGCTTTCAGACACCTACCTCGGGATATCTGA
- a CDS encoding CDP-alcohol phosphatidyltransferase family protein — protein MMSKYITQAVLIALNTEPVGATYDSVYGGETLLNRALIAMSKAGIRTVKIICADGQRKKIELMITSVRKRIALEYDVSELRSDEMLSKKISCVVGKWDGVFLIFEADKIVHPTFFDQAAKFHSQKQPLLFAYKNVWLNAGQVAFAEPFTEKFKVIFHNTSAFTKIALSKDVFQNATCDLAASRPVEISAELQHGVISTDIAVCRRSDLQHIAFKSFAEMVQRWNEKYLLTTGFLEKAWWLKVTGKESKEQITEFFWRIAFKEISGEFSKLVNSKLSKPMTFLFVRRGFSPNAISMIQLILFLVSSSFLLVNRYWAMIVFAIVWQFAAGVLDRCDGETARVRNYESEAGGRFDMLIDDLRFGLPFTFLTIALYRESQQGLNYVFAAVVTCAWYCTAVVFHNRFLRRAGYVSHQAMGVDFLKTQKSAWLKFFQKIQPFIKGDIRTFYIFLLTFLGYKNVLFWMLVTYAWPLGAQYFFTIKKFQLPSERVWAPHLESPS, from the coding sequence ATGATGAGTAAATATATTACGCAAGCGGTTCTCATCGCTTTAAATACAGAACCCGTCGGCGCGACGTACGATTCTGTATATGGCGGGGAAACGCTCTTGAATCGCGCCTTGATAGCCATGTCCAAGGCGGGCATACGAACGGTTAAAATCATCTGCGCCGACGGTCAGCGGAAAAAAATTGAATTAATGATAACTTCGGTTCGAAAACGGATTGCCCTTGAATATGACGTATCGGAATTGCGGTCCGATGAAATGCTATCGAAAAAGATTTCTTGTGTCGTCGGAAAGTGGGATGGTGTATTTTTGATATTCGAAGCGGATAAAATCGTACATCCTACATTCTTTGATCAGGCTGCGAAATTCCATTCACAGAAACAGCCTTTGCTGTTCGCTTATAAAAATGTTTGGCTGAATGCCGGGCAGGTTGCGTTTGCTGAGCCATTTACTGAGAAATTCAAAGTGATCTTTCACAACACGAGCGCGTTCACAAAAATTGCTTTAAGCAAAGACGTTTTTCAGAATGCGACGTGTGACTTAGCTGCATCTCGCCCCGTCGAGATTTCAGCCGAGTTGCAACATGGCGTCATCAGTACTGACATTGCCGTTTGCCGTCGATCGGATTTACAACATATAGCTTTCAAGAGCTTCGCTGAAATGGTTCAACGATGGAATGAAAAATATTTGCTTACCACTGGGTTCCTGGAAAAAGCATGGTGGCTGAAAGTGACCGGAAAGGAAAGTAAAGAGCAGATCACGGAATTTTTCTGGAGAATAGCTTTTAAAGAAATCAGCGGGGAATTTTCAAAACTCGTGAATTCCAAACTTTCCAAACCGATGACGTTTCTTTTTGTTCGCCGTGGATTTAGTCCGAATGCGATCAGTATGATCCAGCTTATTTTGTTCCTGGTGTCCTCCTCATTTTTATTAGTCAATCGATACTGGGCGATGATTGTATTCGCCATCGTGTGGCAATTCGCCGCAGGGGTTTTAGACCGGTGCGATGGTGAGACGGCGCGCGTGCGCAATTATGAATCGGAGGCCGGAGGTCGATTCGATATGCTGATTGACGATCTACGATTCGGCCTTCCTTTTACTTTTTTGACAATTGCGCTGTATCGCGAATCTCAACAAGGGCTGAATTATGTGTTTGCTGCTGTCGTAACGTGTGCTTGGTATTGCACGGCGGTAGTCTTTCATAACCGCTTTCTGCGCCGAGCAGGCTATGTCAGCCATCAAGCCATGGGTGTAGATTTCTTGAAAACACAGAAAAGTGCCTGGTTAAAATTCTTCCAAAAAATTCAGCCGTTCATCAAAGGCGACATTCGAACGTTTTACATTTTTCTCTTAACATTTCTTGGCTATAAAAATGTTCTTTTCTGGATGCTGGTGACGTACGCGTGGCCATTAGGCGCTCAATATTTTTTCACCATAAAGAAGTTTCAACTCCCGTCCGAGAGGGTATGGGCACCTCACCTCGAGTCACCGTCCTGA
- a CDS encoding CDP-alcohol phosphatidyltransferase family protein, with protein MAEAPEPVTKARLHDGAVQPQEGRQSDVLPTTMKGTTKKTDERVNDILFGPLERPALRFLSQHMPAWVNPDILTAIGVIGGIIITAGYWLSNVDKNFLWLADFGFVVNWFGDSLDGTLARYRKIERVKYGYFVDHTVDTLTQTLVCIGLGLSPFVDFNYAMLALVGYLQLGILTYVNAAVTGVFKISYGKIGPTEVRVILIGANAVFYFASNPTIHLSFINITLFNLIILGITAAFFIYFIVFTLKRASSLNKEDRLKNTSCTLR; from the coding sequence ATGGCTGAAGCGCCAGAGCCAGTGACTAAGGCACGCCTTCACGATGGGGCTGTTCAGCCGCAGGAGGGTAGGCAGTCGGATGTATTACCCACCACGATGAAGGGTACAACTAAGAAAACCGACGAACGCGTTAACGATATTTTGTTCGGACCATTGGAAAGACCGGCGCTGCGGTTTTTGTCCCAGCATATGCCGGCGTGGGTCAATCCCGATATACTCACTGCTATCGGAGTCATCGGCGGCATTATCATTACTGCCGGGTATTGGCTCAGCAATGTCGACAAGAATTTTTTATGGCTGGCTGATTTCGGGTTCGTCGTCAATTGGTTTGGAGATAGTCTGGACGGTACGCTGGCACGGTATCGAAAAATCGAACGAGTCAAGTATGGATATTTTGTTGATCATACGGTAGATACATTGACCCAAACATTGGTCTGCATCGGTTTAGGATTATCGCCATTCGTCGATTTTAATTACGCTATGCTGGCGCTAGTCGGTTATTTACAACTTGGCATTCTCACATATGTGAATGCGGCAGTCACGGGCGTTTTTAAAATTTCCTACGGTAAAATCGGCCCCACGGAAGTTCGTGTCATCCTTATTGGAGCGAATGCGGTTTTTTATTTCGCCAGCAATCCAACGATTCATTTGTCGTTTATCAACATCACACTTTTTAATTTAATTATTCTTGGGATTACCGCAGCATTTTTCATCTACTTTATCGTCTTCACGCTCAAACGGGCTAGTAGTTTGAATAAAGAAGATCGGCTCAAAAATACTTCATGCACTTTGCGCTAA